In Gambusia affinis linkage group LG06, SWU_Gaff_1.0, whole genome shotgun sequence, one DNA window encodes the following:
- the hic1 gene encoding hypermethylated in cancer 1 protein isoform X1, translating to MIIKGDLDRMAEDIGHAGGGLKTMLDAMEVPSHARDLLLQLNSQRTKGFLCDVIIVVQNALFRAHKNILAASSHYLKSLVVHDNLINLDHEMVSPAVFRVILDYIYTGRLSEGDPTSPTEPNLGAVLAAASYLQLLDLVALCKKKLRRNGKYPPRPGPAFLPYPKMGPSSMGLGRYRVSTPVIQSCPPGGILNTPRAPSLDELVPHRITIHSGELYAPTSNQTSQVFPSLPAQLGRPGHAERNCSPSFGLDLSKKSPTSQSQHTPSQTHMINSHSNEERDGTLSGATSPIQGANQRAFMSEKMESVDQAGSLTPPPFPHLNQPLAPHLPHLHRSGSQGTDRYPCPASPDTPTESREAARDMGNIYRWVKHEPLPYAGEEEDEDEDEEEGAENGDQHHNHHKPGEESEGVDDKSGSGTEETGSSEGRPSPTGPMGRFHMPYEPESFGDNLYVCIPCDKGFPSSEQLNAHVETHTEEELYSSVGEMGNNNNSGTKGMGGNTNGYGSLNSGNTPNSMSHLETKSDQGLNSGTIGEMIRPYRCSNCDKSYKDPATLRQHEKTHWLTRPYPCSICGKKFTQRGTMTRHMRSHLGLKPFACDSCGMRFTRQYRLTEHMRIHSGEKPYECQVCGGKFAQQRNLISHMKMHSGGGTGGGLTPDGKLKLDFAEGIYPLSKYAAEHLGLKQEKANELLIQAQQQLVADAKAIESLYPLTKLASEHLGLTHEKMDIMGQPLPPPPQPISDSRTIDRYSPS from the exons ATGATCATTAAGGGAGACTTAGATCGGATGGCAGAAGACATCGGGCATGCAG GTGGTGGACTGAAGACTATGCTGGACGCCATGGAAGTTCCAAGTCATGCTAgggatctcctcctgcagctcaacAGCCAGCGCACCAAAGGTTTTctgtgtgatgtcatcattGTGGTGCAGAATGCGCTCTTCAGAGCTCACAAGAACATTCTGGCCGCCAGCAGCCACTACTTGAAGTCCCTGGTGGTCCACGACAATCTCATCAACCTTGACCACGAGATGGTGAGTCCAGCCGTCTTCAGGGTCATCCTGGACTACATCTACACCGGGCGCCTCAGTGAGGGAGACCCCACGTCCCCCACTGAACCCAATCTAGGCGCCGTCTTGGCAGCGGCCAGCTATCTGCAGCTGCTCGACTTGGTGGCCTTGTGCAAAAAGAAGCTGAGGAGAAATGGGAAGTACCCTCCCCGTCCCGGTCCAGCATTTCTACCTTACCCAAAAATGGGGCCCAGCAGCATGGGCTTAGGCAGGTATAGGGTTTCTACTCCTGTGATTCAGTCCTGTCCTCCGGGGGGGATTCTTAACACACCCAGGGCGCCGTCGCTGGATGAGTTGGTCCCCCATCGAATAACCATCCATAGCGGCGAGCTGTATGCCCCCACTTCCAACCAGACCTCACAGGTGTTCCCATCTCTGCCTGCTCAACTGGGACGCCCAGGCCATGCCGAGAGGAACTGCTCCCCTAGCTTCGGCCTCGATCTTTCCAAAAAAAGCCCCACCTCCCAGTCTCAGCACACACCCTCTCAAACCCATATGATAAACAGTCACAGCAACGAGGAGCGGGATGGAACTCTAAGTGGAGCCACTAGTCCCATTCAGGGGGCAAACCAGAGAGCTTTTATGTCAGAAAAGATGGAGTCTGTCGACCAGGCAGGTTCTCTCACCCCTCCACCTTTTCCCCACCTAAATCAGCCCCTAGCCCCCCACCTGCCTCATCTACATCGCTCAGGATCCCAGGGGACAGACCGCTACCCCTGCCCCGCCAGCCCTGACACCCCGACAGAAAGTAGAGAGGCGGCAAGAGACATGGGAAACATCTACCGCTGGGTGAAACACGAGCCCCTGCCGTACGCTGGGGAAGAAGAAGAcgaggatgaggatgaagaggaagggGCTGAGAACGGGGACCAGCATCACAATCATCACAAGCCAGGGGAAGAGAGCGAAGGCGTGGACGACAAGAGTGGCTCTGGCACAGAGGAGACGGGCAGCAGCGAGGGCCGTCCGTCCCCTACCGGCCCCATGGGGAGATTCCACATGCCGTACGAGCCCGAGAGCTTTGGGGACAATTTGTACGTCTGCATCCCCTGCGATAAAGGCTTCCCGAGCTCAGAACAGCTCAACGCACATGtggagacacacacagaggaggagctgtaCAGCTCTGTTGGGGAGATggggaacaacaacaacagcggCACCAAAGGCATGGGCGGCAACACAAACGGTTACGGAAGCCTCAACAGCGGCAATACTCCAAACAGCATGTCACATCTGGAGACCAAATCTGACCAGGGCCTGAATTCGGGAACCATCGGGGAGATGATCCGACCTTACCGCTGTTCCAACTGCGACAAGTCTTATAAAGATCCGGCCACGTTGCGCCAACACGAGAAGACGCACTGGCTGACGCGGCCTTACCCCTGCAGCATCTGCGGCAAGAAGTTCACACAGCGCGGCACCATGACGCGCCACATGCGCAGCCACCTGGGCCTCAAGCCTTTCGCCTGCGATTCATGTGGGATGCGCTTCACTCGCCAGTACCGCCTCACTGAGCACATGCGCATCCACTCTGGGGAAAAGCCCTATGAATGTCAGGTGTGCGGGGGGAAATTTGCCCAGCAGCGCAACCTAATCAGCCACATGAAGATGCACAGCGGTGGGGGGACCGGAGGCGGCCTGACGCCAGATGGGAAGCTGAAGCTGGACTTTGCAGAGGGCATATACCCCCTGAGCAAGTACGCAGCGGAGCACCTGGGGCTGAAGCAGGAGAAAGCCAACGAGCTTCTCATTCAAGCGCAGCAGCAACTGGTGGCAGACGCAAAGGCCATCGAGAGCCTCTACCCGCTCACCAAGCTTGCGTCTGAGCATCTGGGTCTCACCCATGAAAAGATGGACATCATGGGCCAACCACTTCCCCCTCCTCCCCAGCCAATCTCTGACAGCCGAACCATCGACCGCTACTCGCCCAGCTAA
- the hic1 gene encoding hypermethylated in cancer 1 protein isoform X2, whose amino-acid sequence MLDAMEVPSHARDLLLQLNSQRTKGFLCDVIIVVQNALFRAHKNILAASSHYLKSLVVHDNLINLDHEMVSPAVFRVILDYIYTGRLSEGDPTSPTEPNLGAVLAAASYLQLLDLVALCKKKLRRNGKYPPRPGPAFLPYPKMGPSSMGLGRYRVSTPVIQSCPPGGILNTPRAPSLDELVPHRITIHSGELYAPTSNQTSQVFPSLPAQLGRPGHAERNCSPSFGLDLSKKSPTSQSQHTPSQTHMINSHSNEERDGTLSGATSPIQGANQRAFMSEKMESVDQAGSLTPPPFPHLNQPLAPHLPHLHRSGSQGTDRYPCPASPDTPTESREAARDMGNIYRWVKHEPLPYAGEEEDEDEDEEEGAENGDQHHNHHKPGEESEGVDDKSGSGTEETGSSEGRPSPTGPMGRFHMPYEPESFGDNLYVCIPCDKGFPSSEQLNAHVETHTEEELYSSVGEMGNNNNSGTKGMGGNTNGYGSLNSGNTPNSMSHLETKSDQGLNSGTIGEMIRPYRCSNCDKSYKDPATLRQHEKTHWLTRPYPCSICGKKFTQRGTMTRHMRSHLGLKPFACDSCGMRFTRQYRLTEHMRIHSGEKPYECQVCGGKFAQQRNLISHMKMHSGGGTGGGLTPDGKLKLDFAEGIYPLSKYAAEHLGLKQEKANELLIQAQQQLVADAKAIESLYPLTKLASEHLGLTHEKMDIMGQPLPPPPQPISDSRTIDRYSPS is encoded by the coding sequence ATGCTGGACGCCATGGAAGTTCCAAGTCATGCTAgggatctcctcctgcagctcaacAGCCAGCGCACCAAAGGTTTTctgtgtgatgtcatcattGTGGTGCAGAATGCGCTCTTCAGAGCTCACAAGAACATTCTGGCCGCCAGCAGCCACTACTTGAAGTCCCTGGTGGTCCACGACAATCTCATCAACCTTGACCACGAGATGGTGAGTCCAGCCGTCTTCAGGGTCATCCTGGACTACATCTACACCGGGCGCCTCAGTGAGGGAGACCCCACGTCCCCCACTGAACCCAATCTAGGCGCCGTCTTGGCAGCGGCCAGCTATCTGCAGCTGCTCGACTTGGTGGCCTTGTGCAAAAAGAAGCTGAGGAGAAATGGGAAGTACCCTCCCCGTCCCGGTCCAGCATTTCTACCTTACCCAAAAATGGGGCCCAGCAGCATGGGCTTAGGCAGGTATAGGGTTTCTACTCCTGTGATTCAGTCCTGTCCTCCGGGGGGGATTCTTAACACACCCAGGGCGCCGTCGCTGGATGAGTTGGTCCCCCATCGAATAACCATCCATAGCGGCGAGCTGTATGCCCCCACTTCCAACCAGACCTCACAGGTGTTCCCATCTCTGCCTGCTCAACTGGGACGCCCAGGCCATGCCGAGAGGAACTGCTCCCCTAGCTTCGGCCTCGATCTTTCCAAAAAAAGCCCCACCTCCCAGTCTCAGCACACACCCTCTCAAACCCATATGATAAACAGTCACAGCAACGAGGAGCGGGATGGAACTCTAAGTGGAGCCACTAGTCCCATTCAGGGGGCAAACCAGAGAGCTTTTATGTCAGAAAAGATGGAGTCTGTCGACCAGGCAGGTTCTCTCACCCCTCCACCTTTTCCCCACCTAAATCAGCCCCTAGCCCCCCACCTGCCTCATCTACATCGCTCAGGATCCCAGGGGACAGACCGCTACCCCTGCCCCGCCAGCCCTGACACCCCGACAGAAAGTAGAGAGGCGGCAAGAGACATGGGAAACATCTACCGCTGGGTGAAACACGAGCCCCTGCCGTACGCTGGGGAAGAAGAAGAcgaggatgaggatgaagaggaagggGCTGAGAACGGGGACCAGCATCACAATCATCACAAGCCAGGGGAAGAGAGCGAAGGCGTGGACGACAAGAGTGGCTCTGGCACAGAGGAGACGGGCAGCAGCGAGGGCCGTCCGTCCCCTACCGGCCCCATGGGGAGATTCCACATGCCGTACGAGCCCGAGAGCTTTGGGGACAATTTGTACGTCTGCATCCCCTGCGATAAAGGCTTCCCGAGCTCAGAACAGCTCAACGCACATGtggagacacacacagaggaggagctgtaCAGCTCTGTTGGGGAGATggggaacaacaacaacagcggCACCAAAGGCATGGGCGGCAACACAAACGGTTACGGAAGCCTCAACAGCGGCAATACTCCAAACAGCATGTCACATCTGGAGACCAAATCTGACCAGGGCCTGAATTCGGGAACCATCGGGGAGATGATCCGACCTTACCGCTGTTCCAACTGCGACAAGTCTTATAAAGATCCGGCCACGTTGCGCCAACACGAGAAGACGCACTGGCTGACGCGGCCTTACCCCTGCAGCATCTGCGGCAAGAAGTTCACACAGCGCGGCACCATGACGCGCCACATGCGCAGCCACCTGGGCCTCAAGCCTTTCGCCTGCGATTCATGTGGGATGCGCTTCACTCGCCAGTACCGCCTCACTGAGCACATGCGCATCCACTCTGGGGAAAAGCCCTATGAATGTCAGGTGTGCGGGGGGAAATTTGCCCAGCAGCGCAACCTAATCAGCCACATGAAGATGCACAGCGGTGGGGGGACCGGAGGCGGCCTGACGCCAGATGGGAAGCTGAAGCTGGACTTTGCAGAGGGCATATACCCCCTGAGCAAGTACGCAGCGGAGCACCTGGGGCTGAAGCAGGAGAAAGCCAACGAGCTTCTCATTCAAGCGCAGCAGCAACTGGTGGCAGACGCAAAGGCCATCGAGAGCCTCTACCCGCTCACCAAGCTTGCGTCTGAGCATCTGGGTCTCACCCATGAAAAGATGGACATCATGGGCCAACCACTTCCCCCTCCTCCCCAGCCAATCTCTGACAGCCGAACCATCGACCGCTACTCGCCCAGCTAA